One genomic segment of Ricinus communis isolate WT05 ecotype wild-type chromosome 5, ASM1957865v1, whole genome shotgun sequence includes these proteins:
- the LOC8289093 gene encoding putative gamma-glutamylcyclotransferase At3g02910 gives MADAQTLPTEVNGVLLFSYGTLKQDFANYNLIQNLIRSNDASYLGTYITHHTYPLVIGPHGIPYLINLPSTSGGHRVKGELYSLSSKGFALLDEFEGVRIGHYERLPVQVTRLDSEGNENDAVSVEAEAYYAHRSFGEKMWEKRGRIGLVEYSDTNGKEYVRKENRPAGTSTLHDIALFLST, from the coding sequence ATGGCGGATGCACAAACCCTACCCACTGAAGTCAATGGCGTTTTGCTATTCTCATATGGCACCCTGAAACAAGATTTCGCTAACTACAACCTTATTCAAAACCTAATCCGCAGCAATGACGCTTCTTACCTGGGCACCTATATCACCCACCATACGTATCCTCTCGTCATCGGTCCCCACGGCATCCCTTACTTGATCAATCTCCCAAGCACTAGCGGAGGTCACCGTGTCAAGGGCGAGCTTTACTCCCTGTCGAGCAAGGGATTCGCTCTTCTCGACGAATTCGAAGGGGTGCGTATCGGCCACTACGAGAGGCTCCCAGTTCAGGTGACACGATTGGATAGCGAAGGAAATGAAAACGATGCTGTTTCAGTTGAGGCAGAGGCGTATTATGCGCATAGAAGTTTTGGGGAGAAAATGTGGGAGAAAAGAGGGAGAATTGGGTTGGTCGAGTATAGCGATACAAATGGCAAAGAGTatgtgagaaaagaaaataggcCTGCTGGTACCAGTACTCTCCATGATATAGCATTATTTTTGTCTACTTGA
- the LOC8289092 gene encoding uncharacterized protein LOC8289092 — protein MALYIDEEEVWKCPKHPSRRRRTGICHVCLRERLSSLCPDCASVRPCGCYATTTSSSNSSSASFSRIGTVARVSNLIDSEPAFRRSRSVAVPFFRSKPSVDHDHSPRKDSPKTASFWSRFKSGSRSKRDVGLNVAAAVVEQGDNNDHNDNSEEQRRKVMMRKSRSVAVDVKSSSKGKGWYFPSPIKAFRQSISRGVMVQERSPLYRG, from the coding sequence ATGGCACTTTACATCGATGAGGAGGAGGTCTGGAAATGTCCAAAACACCCGTCAAGACGCCGTCGTACAGGAATCTGTCATGTCTGTCTCCGTGAACGGCTCTCATCTCTCTGCCCAGACTGCGCTAGCGTACGCCCATGTGGGTGCTACGCCACCACAACGTCTTCCTCCAATTCATCTTCTGCCTCTTTCTCTAGAATCGGAACTGTCGCTCGCGTGTCTAATCTGATCGACAGCGAGCCTGCGTTCCGACGGTCTAGATCAGTTGCAGTTCCGTTTTTTCGATCAAAGCCATCAGTTGACCATGATCATTCTCCACGTAAAGACAGTCCGAAGACGGCATCGTTTTGGTCGCGGTTTAAAAGCGGTAGCAGAAGCAAGAGAGATGTGGGGTTAAACGTTGCTGCTGCTGTCGTGGAGCAAGGAGATAATAATGATCACAATGATAATAGTGAAGAGCAGAGGAGGAAGGTGATGATGAGGAAATCAAGGTCAGTGGCTGTGGACGTAAAATCATCTTCAAAAGGAAAGGGCTGGTATTTTCCGAGTCCGATCAAAGCTTTCAGGCAATCTATTTCAAGAGGAGTAATGGTGCAAGAAAGGTCGCCTTTGTATAGAGGTTGA
- the LOC8289090 gene encoding protein RGF1 INDUCIBLE TRANSCRIPTION FACTOR 1, with protein MGAGGPVDEDNRWPPWLKPLLKESFFVQCKLHADSHKSECNMYCLDCMNGALCSLCLACHKDHQAIQIRRSSYHDVIRVSEIQKVLDISGVQTYVINSARVVFLNERPQPRPGKGVTNTCEVCERSLLDSFRFCSLGCKIVGTSKNFQRKKKQQTAMMSDSEDSYSYSSSSHGQYKNHNDDDHKVQSFSPSTPLPTSVSYRSAKRRKGIPHRAPMGGLIIEFY; from the exons ATG GGTGCTGGAGGACCTGTTGATGAGGATAATAGGTGGCCGCCATGGTTGAAGCCTCTTCTAAAGGAGAGCTTTTTTGTTCAATGCAAGTTACATGCTGATTCCCATAAGAGTGAATGCAATATGTATTGCTTAGACTGCATGAATGGTGCTCTCTGCTCCCTTTGCCTTGCCTGTCATAAGGACCATCAAGCTATTCAG ATAAGGAGATCTTCATACCATGATGTGATAAGGGTATCTGAAATACAGAAGGTGCTGGACATATCTGGTGTTCAGACCTACGTGATCAATAGTgctagagttgttttcttgaaTGAAAGGCCTCAGCCTAGGCCTGGTAAAGGTGTCACCAACACATGCGAGGTGTGTGAGCGCAGCCTCCTTGATTCCTTCCGGTTCTGCTCCCTTGGCTGCAAG ATTGTGGGGACATCTAAGAATTTTcagaggaagaagaagcaacAGACAGCAATGATGTCAGACTCGGAGGACTCTTACAGttacagcagcagcagccaCGGTCAGTACAAGAACCACAACGATGATGACCACAAAGTGCAAAGTTTTTCTCCCTCTACACCTCTTCCAACTTCAGTTAGCTACCGATCTGCCAAGCGAAGAAAGGGCATACCCCACCGTGCTCCTATGGGAGGACTAATCATAGAATTTTATTGA